In a single window of the Peromyscus maniculatus bairdii isolate BWxNUB_F1_BW_parent chromosome 16, HU_Pman_BW_mat_3.1, whole genome shotgun sequence genome:
- the Sf3b5 gene encoding splicing factor 3B subunit 5, with the protein MTDRYTIHSQLEHLQSKYIGTGHADTTKWEWLVNQHRDSYCSYMGHFDLLNYFAIAENESKARVRFNLMEKMLQPSGPPADKPEEN; encoded by the coding sequence ATGACGGACCGGTACACCATCCACAGCCAGCTGGAGCATCTGCAGTCCAAGTACATCGGCACGGGCCACGCCGACACCACCAAGTGGGAGTGGCTGGTGAACCAGCACCGGGACTCCTACTGCTCCTACATGGGCCACTTCGACCTCCTCAACTACTTCGCCATCGCCGAGAATGAGAGCAAGGCGCGCGTGCGCTTCAACCTGATGGAGAAGATGCTGCAGCCCAGCGGGCCGCCGGCCGACAAGCCCGAGGAGAACTGA